Below is a genomic region from Alphaproteobacteria bacterium.
GCCCGGGTGATCCCGCCGAGGCAATAATCGCCGGTCGAGGTCCACACCTCGCCTTTGCGCACGATGAAGAAATGGGTCGAGTTGCAGGTCGCGACGAAGCCGTGCGGATCGAGCATCAGCGCCTCGTCCGCGCCCGCCTCGATCGCCTGGATGCAGGCGGTGATGCAGTTGAGCTTGGAATGCGAATTGAGCTTGGGATCCTGAACGTCGGGAAAGCCGCGGCGGACGTGGACGGTGAACAGGGTGATCCCGCGCTCCGCCGTCTCCGGAGCGGCTTCCTTATATTCGGCGACGACGACGATCGTCGCGCCCGAGACGACCACGCGCGGGTCTTGGTACGGCGTCGAGCGAAGCCCGCGGGTGACCATCAGCCGGATATGGACTCCATCGCCGTCCATCCCGTTGGCGGCCAGCGTCTCGAAGAGCCGCTTCGTCAGCGCCTCGCGGCTGAGCCCGATGTCCAGCGCGATCGCCTTGGCGCCCTCGTAGAGCCGGTCGAGATGCGCATCGAGGAAGGCGATCCGCCCCTTGTGGACCCGAAGCCCCTCCCACACCCCGTCGCCGAGCACGAAGCCCGAATCGAACACCGAGACCATCGCTTCGGCCCGCGGCTTCAGCACGCCGTTGACGCTGATCAGGATCTGCGCGTTGCGCGGATCGGAGGCGCTGTCGTGGATCGGCTGGGCCATGAACGGAGGGTGCAGCGCGCCCTCGCGCTTGGCAAGGCCTCAGGCCTCCGCGTCGCCGGCCACCTCGATGAAGCGCCGCGCCGCCGCGCGCTCGTCCGCCGACTTGAACGCCACGTCCACGTCGGGCGCGACATCGATCATGTGCATCAGCGCCCACAGGGCGAAGCGGCGGGCGGGGTCGCGGGCGAGGCCGAGGTCGACGCCCATCCGCTCGATCCCCGCCTCGAACGCGGCAGGCGGCACCTTTTCGAGGTCCGCCGTGCCGAAATATTGGCGCAGCTGGTCGTCGAGGTTCACGCGAACGGCTTCTCGTTGCCCGCGCCCTGCTGGGGCCGGATGTAGAGCCGCTTGATGTGCGGCCAGTGGGTCTCGACCTCGGCCTCGATCGCGGCGACGATCCGCTCGACGTCGCCGGCGCTGATCGAATCGTCGAAGTCTGCGCTCATCGCCACCGTCACCTGGTCGGGCGCGCTGTGGACGGTGAGGATGTGGCCGACGCCGACCACGCCCGGCTGGCGCTCGGCCGAGGCGCGGATCGAGCGGATCAGCTCGGGATCGGCCGCCTCGCCGATCAGCAGGGCCTTGGATTCGACCGCCAGGACGAACGCCGTGAGGCCGAGGATGAGGCCGATGACGACCGAAGCGGCGCCGTCCCAGAAAGGATCGCCGCTCGCCTGGGCAAGCGCCACGCCCGCAGCGGCGACGAGGATTCCGGCCATCGCCGCGCCGTTCTCCAAGAGGACGATGAAGGCCGGCGGGTCCTTCGATTGCCGCACCGCCTGGATCCAGCCGAGCGGCCCCTTGGCGGCCCGGAATTCCTTGAACGCCGCCAGAGTCGATCCGCCTTCGAGCAGGAAGGCGACGAGCAAAACGCCATAGGCCACCAGCGGCGACACCGCATGCTCCGGCTCGAGGATGTGGATCACGCCCTCATAGATCGAAACGCCCGCGCCGAGCGCGAACACCAGGACGGCGAC
It encodes:
- a CDS encoding cation transporter, which produces MSAEAHNNRTLLIAFAANLGIAVSKFVAAGLTGSSAMLTEGIHSVVDSLNQILLIWGRRQSRKAPDENHPFGYGRELYFWSFVVAVLVFALGAGVSIYEGVIHILEPEHAVSPLVAYGVLLVAFLLEGGSTLAAFKEFRAAKGPLGWIQAVRQSKDPPAFIVLLENGAAMAGILVAAAGVALAQASGDPFWDGAASVVIGLILGLTAFVLAVESKALLIGEAADPELIRSIRASAERQPGVVGVGHILTVHSAPDQVTVAMSADFDDSISAGDVERIVAAIEAEVETHWPHIKRLYIRPQQGAGNEKPFA
- a CDS encoding aminotransferase class IV gives rise to the protein MAQPIHDSASDPRNAQILISVNGVLKPRAEAMVSVFDSGFVLGDGVWEGLRVHKGRIAFLDAHLDRLYEGAKAIALDIGLSREALTKRLFETLAANGMDGDGVHIRLMVTRGLRSTPYQDPRVVVSGATIVVVAEYKEAAPETAERGITLFTVHVRRGFPDVQDPKLNSHSKLNCITACIQAIEAGADEALMLDPHGFVATCNSTHFFIVRKGEVWTSTGDYCLGGITRANVIRLCRDNGIPVFEKNFSLTDAYGAEEAFVTGTFAGVVPVRTIDGRHISGGRGPMVERLQRLYRALIEAEVAGGIDGDSY